The Penaeus vannamei isolate JL-2024 chromosome 2, ASM4276789v1, whole genome shotgun sequence region TTAAATGGTATTTGTAATAACTGGCTATTTCATTAGAGCTATTTctcaaatgatataaaaatatgataaaaaagagttacaagataattatcatagtaGCTTGAGATGATTTCAATAACTTTTACCAGATCTGTTTTAATAAATATTAAGCATCAATACTTGATAACCTCTTCATCCCATATTATCCTCCCCTTCTAACACTGTCTTAATACAAAGAGTAAATCAAATCATAGCCATTACTAATGTGAATTTCCAGATTGTGAAAATCCTTAACATGCACATGATCACAAATGATGcttatagatacaaaaaaaaagacatttggaATTGAGATAATTATGAATGGGATTGGAAGAGGCACACAAGAGTGGACGGTCATATGTAACTGACCAGGAGGCAGAGATGAACAAGGACATTTAGTTTATCCCATATGAACACAGTAGTATGGTAACATGATCACAATGGGTTACACAATACTCACCATTATTTACTGAGGCAAAGAGGCCTAATCACCAGCTAATGCCTGATTTCATTCAGTGGCTCTGGATGGCATGTATATCATGCTATCTTTATCTCAGTCCAATCAGTTTACAGTCCTTCTACATGCATACTTCACACTAGGATGCTTTTGCTTGAATTTAGGCAAAAAAACAGCATTAAGGTCTTATGTtatcatatatgtctgtatcaaAGTCACAAACCTTGattttatctatgtattatatgGTAACTAATAAACAAGCATGCTGATTGCCCACATGTTTACAGACGCCCTAGTGCTTTGGAACAACTGAATACAACTCCACATTTTATGAGTACTTTAAAGATAATACTGAAATACTGGAAAACAATGAATGCTTAATTATTTATCACTGAGAGGTGAAGTAATGAGTTATTTTTATCTTCTaccttttttatatgaaataccTTAACCCACTTGTGACAGTTCTTTTTACATCCTCTTTTCTGGGTGGCATCTATAGAGACGAATGGCTGATGCTGGGGCTCCATGCACAAGCCACACATTATGAGCAACCAAATCAGAGTTTAAGTTCTGAATTTACACCCCTTTTTTATAACCTTGGAAGTATAATGATTATGCTTTTGAAAAACAAGCACAATTTTTTGAATGCTTGTAAAGCCAAAATGCAATCTCAACACTTGTTGCAATGGTTGAAAGTTCTAGTATATATAGAGTACAGGCTCTAATaatgccatcccccccccccccaagtatcTTATTAGCCTCTGGATGGCATTACTGGGATGCGTGCCAAGCCTCGAAGCACCCGTAGGTGCAGAGGCCTACATTGCAGTCTGGGCAGAAGCTCCTGGTGTTCTTCAGGTGACCCTGTTCTGAACACCAAGAGCACCCCTTCCTCTAGTCATCAGGGATTTCAGTGACAGTGTGCCATTGCTATTGTAAAGCCTGCCTTGCTGCAACTGGTGGTCGTGTTGCAGTACGATTTCTGATAGAATCGGCTCCTTGCCTTAAGTCCCCTGGACCTGATCTGAAGATTTTCTGTGACTCATCTATGCCTAGGATATGATGAATGGCCCAAGCATTGACAATGGCCATGTCAAAGAGGTAGAAGATCTTCCTGTACCAGACCTTGGAATGGTGAGTCATCTGATAGTAGCTTGCCATCTGATCACCAAACTCAACACCTTTAATCCACTACCACTGATGGCTTATCCCCATCCACTAAAGCGGTATGGACTGTTGACAGCATGGTGACAGTATCATAGCCCTTCCACTGCAAGGCCAGCAACCCCTTGCTGCTGCACTTATCCACATCACCCTTTCTCCTCACAATGAGGTCCTTGGGCATGAACTTCCTATTCAGCCGGGCTGTCCCTAACACATTTATATTTCAGCTCAAGGAAGCCACCAGTCTCCATCAAATGAAGCACTGCTTTCGTGGACGAGGGCATGTCGCCATGGTCTTGTTCAATGTATACCTTGAAACAAGAAGTGTACCCTGCTGGGCCAGTAGTGGCACAGAGCTTATAGACCTTCAACCCAAAGCTTGCCCTCTTGCTTGTGTTGCAGGTCTTGAAATCTAATTGCCCATGGAACTTCCACAATGACTCGTCAACTGTAATTTCCTGCCCAGGCATGAAAGTCGATCGGAACGAGCTGTTGAGGGTGTTCAAGACCGGTTGGAACTTCCACATCCTGTCCTCTGGGAGTGGAGCTCCTTCCTCAACATGGTTGAAATTGAGGTGAGTTGTCAACTGGTCAAACCGATCCCTGGTCATGACATCAGCAATGAGTTCATGATGTAGGACACAACTGGACGATCATCATAATAACTTGGGCGACTCACCATGCCCATTATCACCCAAATTCCAAGGTATGCCTGGAGCTCCTGCCTGGATGTGGGCATCCACTTCCTCATATGAGGCGAGGCAGCAGGAGGGTGGATGGCTGCATGCCTGTGggagtagaaaagaaaaacaagtaggtAATATATTCTGATTGCTCAATGCAAGAGGTATTTCCTCAATCTGAATACAAATGGAAAGAATATAAAATCAGTAATAAAATAACTTACCAGTTGGTCTCCTTGACAATCAGATCAAGGAGATCATTGGTGAAGAAACAGCTGAAGATCTCCAAGGGTGTGTTTGACACATCCAATTTAACCTTGACCCCAGGATTGCCTTGGAAGCTGAAACGGTTGGGGATATTGTCTTTCCATTGCCAGACGAATCTCCTGGCCCCTGGAGCATTCCTCTGCACCAGCTTGGATGCCATATTAGAGAGTGGCTTGTCAATGTCAAGTGTGGTGTCGGCCTGTGAGACACAATCCAGTTTGTCTTCCAAACTGGATATATCAAAGCATGGGTCAACAGTGTCTTCTGCATTACTGGGCAACTgctcatcatcactctcatcagaGGAAAAGTTGAAGAAGGTGGGAGACCGTGAGGAAGACCAAGATCAGTGTGGTGGATGGCACCAAAGCACCTTGGCAGGAGGTGCCGATGAAGTCGATGGTTCATCATCTACctctgaggaggaggaagtctgTCTTCGAATGCTGGCAAAGTGAGGCATTGCAAAAGTGAGTAATGAGTGAGGTGCATGCACCTCTGTATAAGGGAAAATTCCCATGCTTTGAACTGACGGGGAACATGGAACTAACAATACCCAGCAAGGTCAAAGAAACCTGGGTCACATGTTACATAGCATGACCAATCACGCCATAGCCTAGTGTCCTGACATCACTTCCTTATGTGACTCCATTTACTACTATGTGGAAGTAAGGTGTCAGCTGTAAAGTGACATCATTTCTTTTTAATGTCTTGAAAGTAAATACGGTGACCGTAACAATGTCACTTTCACAGTCTTATGACATCAGTTCCTCAGCTTAATGATGTCACttcattacatatctatatacctatccgtGATGTCACTTTGTGACGTAACTCTTAATTACATCAATTCATTACAAAACTTTTCATGATATCACTTCATTTGCCTACCCCTCTGACTGtcaatcatatatctatctatctattaatatatctatctgtggaaaggtatgaatgagaacgaatatcttcacaatacaagagatgtatttaaccggtttcaattatatccttgtcagaaatacatgtatttcagacaaagatataatcgaaaccggttaaatacatctcttgtattgtgaagatattcgttctcattcatacctttccacatttgtcaacatcaaTATGGTtcatatctatctgcatatctgcctgcctctctgtatatctatttatctaccaatcaATCTCTACCTATAtgcctggctctctgtctgtctcctttcctctctccttagtCTCAGCTTTTGTacttgttttcattttaattttctgtccgtttttctctctctctcctcataattCCCCTACTTTCTCCATCTGTATATGACATCATATCTAGGTAAATTGAAGTAATAATAACTTCACATATTTATATGACCTTATGACATAACTTGTGATTACATGTGCAATAATAAATTGTCTTGGAAATATCCATGTGGACATACCCGTTGTTAATGAGGTCCATGCATTACATTGATGTGTGAGACACCTAGCAGATGGTTGAGAACAACAGCGTTTCACATATGAGACACGGTAGTTAATTGCTCTGGGCAGGATGCCTGTCTTTAGTAGGTTAACAAGGCTTTTATGTTACAGCCCCTAAAACATAAATCAAATTTACTGCAATTTTACTTTTAACCTATGGCCTCTGCTCCCAGCTAAAGTACTCAAAAGCCTACCCTCTAGGACTGTGGAAAAATGATGGTATGTACCATATAAAGGAAACAACGCATATGTCTTCATGGTATGTATGCACATTCTTTGTGGCTGTGATACAGATATGTGTCAAGTACTGAGGTCTTAGTGCTATTTTTCAGCCTAAATTTCCACAGTGGACTATACATGATAAATACACTATACattgtgataacagtgataagacaTGTATTATGCTGGTGAGCTGGGCATTCTGAAGATAGCATGAAATATGTGCCATCCACAGACGTGAAGATGGATTTTTTTTAGACTTTCTAATACCAACCATCACTTTACACTTCAAATGGCTAAAATAAACTATTATTAGTccatgctgatttttttttgtttaaccaATCATACCTAACTGTTATGCTTAGGGATGGAGCCTCACCTCAATGAATTACAAAAGGTGTATTGATAATTTCCCACTGCACTGTATCAAAACATTCCAACCCACTATATCTTGCAGTCCTGAAGACATGGACAAGTCCTATTTAGTCATCACAACAAACTATTTCAGTCTAAAAATTGGGAACATTTCTTTAAAGTAATGTAATTAGGTCCTGAAGCTACTAACAGCATGATCATTATCTACAAAGCAAAAGCAATAGTTAGCACCTCCCATAAAAATGTACTGAAAACTGTTAAATTAGGTAATGAATACTTTCATTAACTTGCTATGTTAAATactttgaacattttttttttttttttactttctaataACAGTTATTCAGTGATTTGATATTTGGTTTCATGAGATTCAGTTTCAAGTGAAAACTTCACTGGCAGAGCTGACAGTGTTCAGTTTCAGAAAATGTTCAAATGAGTGAAGCAGTAATTTAACAATATCtcttatacatgcatttatacattttttatacagTTTGTTTCCTaagtaaatattatatacaaGTCACTAAACACTGCTCTTATTCTGAAAATGATTTATATCATAACTGacaatatatatttcatgtactcCAATAATATCCAGTTTCCTTACAGCATTTCATTGACAACACATGTAACAATCAGTCTATGCTTATAACTTCTCAACAGacaaaaatatagatgtatatatataaaaaaaaatattcaaggaAATTTCTagataaatcaaaaataaaacttaaagaaaataattttgataattccaGCTTCTTAAAAACGGAACCTGGTCCTGAAAATGGTATGAGATCTTCTCCCACTGTGAACAtacctcaccatcaccaacatcacaagCACTATGCTGGCTATCACAAAGTAGAAAGCTGCCATAGAGGTCTCTACGGTGGTCCCGGAAGTGTGTGTTGAGGTCAAGTACTGAGGCTGGTGGAGAGGTTGTTCTGGCAATGGTACAGGGCCGCTGTTACTCTTAGAGGTGCTGTCATAGTGTGAAAGTGGGGACATAAAGTCTCGTACACGATGACTCAGTTTGGAgctgtttctcttctcctccaagtGCTTCATGACAATATCTGCTTTATCCTCTAGAGATTTCTCCTCCTCAGCAACTCTTTAAAGAATACAAAGATTTGTTTACCTAATGTTAAGCAATATACTGACATAATGAAGGCAAGTTCTGAATTAAGCATTTCATGGAAATTCAGCATACAAACTCTTGGACactgatttagagagagagaaaaaatcctttAAATCAATCATGCAtcgatataatcaaaatatcagaTATTAGATAGTAGACAGCATGCATATggaaatacataaagaaattCTCTAATCCTAGAGAAACATCAATTAACCCACTCAAGACAGGATTTCCCAGTGCCGGTGATTAGAATGCAGGCGTCTTAGGCTAAGTTAGTCTTAACCTTCCTACAGCCTCTCTTCTTAACTACTTGCATGCTACCTTCCTGTGGTCCCCCCTAATTTATTACAGAATGCATGCAAGCGACCAAGTGTCTGACGGTATAATCAGACCGCCCTGCTGCCTTGTAGGGTATGCCTCCTTAGGTAAAGGCTAGGTGAAGGAAAACTCTAAATTAAAACCATGCCAGTCAGTCTGGCTGTAAGGCGAGATCTGGTGGACTAGATTATCAGCAGACCGATGCAACTCCACACCACTGTCTTGTACGTCACACCTGTGTGCCACAGGAGGAAGGTGTGGACCCAGAGTGTGTGGCCATCACTTTGGCAAATTGTTGTCCACCCTAAACAAAGTCACGCCAATTGCCTTTTCAGTCCAACTACTGTCTCTCTAacaccctccttatctcctttctcttcctctcctcctaaccctACCTAAAAGAGACCAGTGGCGATGGGACAAGGGTGGTGGGAGTAGGCTTGGTGTAGCTGGGAGCTCTTAGCCCGGACCTAAACACTGGCAGCAGGCGTGTGATGGCCGCTTCTCTTGTGACCGTGACCACACAAGAACTCGGTCCTGCGCCTGTGACTGAGCAGGCCTATTCAGGAGTACTGCTGCTCACCCCAACTGGGGAAGGCCCTATAAAAGGTGGGCTAAACATCAGTGATCACACCATTCCAGTCACTGGGCAGCTGCACCCAATGACCCACCGTATATGCAGCCATGAAAGAAGGAAACATTATAATAAAACATACCTCAGAGTAGGTGCGCACCCTTATGGATGCCAGAGACACAGACCGCCCTGAAAGGCGAACAGCCTTAGTCTCAAGAGAAATCGCCAGATTTAACATTGATGTGGCTGCTCTTAGCGAGACTAAAATACATGGCGAAGGGCAAATCACAGAAATTGGGTCAGGATATACTTTCTTTTGGAAAGGGAAAAACCCGGAAGACCACCGCTCCCAGGGTGTGGGCTTTGCAGTTAAGACTCAATTAGTAAAAGCCCATAACCTGACACCAAATGCAATCAATGAAAGAATCACCATACTAAGACTACCACTCCCAAAAAAACAGTTCATCACACTAATATCAGTGTACGCCCCAACACTAGATGCGGAAGACCATGTCAAAGGTGCCTTCTACCAACAACTTGACACTGTCATATCCCAAATTCCAGCTGGGGACCGTCTCCTTCTCTTAGGGGATTTTAACGCCAGAGTGGAGCGAGAAGATGAACTCTGGTGCAACATAATCGGCAAGCAAGGCATGGGAAACTGCAATGATaatggcctcctcctccttggcctctgtGCTGAACAGGAACTGTTCATCACAAACACGCAGTTCAGACTCCCGAACCAATTTAAGACCACCTGGAAACATCCTAGATCAAAACACTGGCATATCTTAGATTATGCCATTGTCAGACAACAACACAAAAATGAGGTTTTAATCACAAGAAGCATGCCCGGAGCCAATGACTGCTGGACAGATCACCAGCTACTCATCACAAAACTAAAACTAACCATCAAAAGGAAGCCACGTATCATCCAACAAAATGAAGCAAGAAGAAGATATGACACTGGCAAATTAAAAGATCCTGTTACATCACGAGCTTTCCAAGCAGCAATCCAGCAGAACCTACCAGCCAGACAACTTTCAGTCGACACTGAATGGACTAACATACGAGATGCCATCAATGAAACTGCAAGAACTGTAATCGGCTATCAGAGCAAACAGCACCAGGATTGGTTTGACGACAACGACAAAGATATTAAGGCCCTCATTAATACCAAACAGAAAGCCCGAATAGCCCATGACCAAGACCCTAATTCCCAACCAAAGATGGCTAAACATGCACAAGCAAAGTCACAGTGTCAAGCCAGGCTTCGGGAAATACAAAATGAGTGGTGGAAGCAAATGGCTCAAGACCGACAAGGTTATGCTGACAGTAGGGACCTTAAAAGCTTCTTTGAAGGCACAAAGAAAATTTTTGGACCCAAGCACACTGCTGCAGGGACACTTTTGGCAGCAGACAACACCATCCTCATGGAAGACTATGAGATCCAGAACCGTTGGGTAGAACACTTCAAAACCCTCCTGAACAGGAACTCATCAGCCCAACAAGACTTCCTCTGAAATGTACCACAACACCCACCCCAACTATGAATGTCCCTACCACCAACATTTCGAGAATTTGATGCAGCGCTGAAACAAATACGCCATAGGAAGGCTGCAGGACCGGACAACATTCCTACTGAATTCCTGACCCACGGAGGTTTAGTTCTGAAGACACGCCTTCACTCCCTCATACTAAAAGCATGGGAAGAAAAACAGGCTCCCAATGATTGGAAAGACGCACTCCTTGTCACCATCttcaaaaaaggagataaaagagaatgtGGGAATAATAGAGGGTTATCCTTGCTATCAATTGCAGGGAAGATTTTGGCAAGGATCCTACTAAATAGATTACAAATTGTAGCAGAAATAATCTTGCCAGAATCCCAATGTGGTTTCCGCCCGTCTAGCGGAACCATAGACATGATTTTCTGTGATCGCCAACTACAGGAAAAATCAAAAGAACAGCAAAAACCCATATTCCTAATTCTCTATGACCTCGAAAAAGCATTCGACAGTGTACCAAGAACAGCCATGTGGTCTGTCCTCAATCGCTTTGGAGTCCCTGAGCCTTTTGTTGACATGATCAAAGCCCTACATGATGGGATGACAGCTAAAGTAATCCATCAAAGTAACCTGTCAGCCCCCTTCCCAATCACATGTGGACTAAAACAAGGATGTGTAATGGCGCCGACCCTTTTCTGTTTATACTTAGCTGCCATGCTATATGAAGTACCCCACAACAACCCAGGGACTGAGATAAAATACAGATTAGATGATGGAATTTTCAAACTGGCCAGACTCAGTTCACAgtgcaacaccaacaccatcaatgTGACGGAACTACAGTATGCAGAGGACAACGCTGACGTAGCCCCCACTCAAGCAGAGCTCTAAGAATCGGTGGATAATTTCCATGCTGCCTACACATGTTTTGGCCTAACAGTTAACATGGCCAAAACTAAGATATTGGCCCAACCAAGACCATGGGAGAATACACCAGTAACTAACATCACCATGGATGGAACCACCATTGAATGCATCAAACATTTCCCATACCTGGGAAGCATCCTTTCCACCCAGAGCACCACCTCCAGAGATCGAAAACAGGTTACAGGCTGGCCACGCTGCATATGGGAGACTATCCACCAGAGTGTTCAAGAACAAAGACTTAACCACCCATACAAAGGTGATGGTATATAACACCATTATAGTATCAAACCTGTTATATGCATGTGAGACTTGGACCCTTTATAGTAGGGATCTCTAAAAACTGGAACAATTCCACTAGAAAAAACtgagagcaataatgaaaatcaaatgaaACGACTATATGTCCAATACAGCAGTCCTTGAAAGAGCCAACATCACCAGCATCGAAGCCATGATCATGAAACACCGCCTAAGATGGTCTGGTCATGTGGTGCATGTGGAGGACACAAGACTACCAAAGAAAATTCTCTTCAGTAAGTTAAATACAGGTGATCGCCCTAGAGGCCGCCCTATGCTTCGATTTAAAGACCAACTCAAGAAATCCCTCAAGGAAGCTAACATAGACCCAAACGCCTTCAAAGCATTAGCGAGTAACAGGAACGAgtggagaagaaaaattaaagtgGGCACGGACCTCTctgaagagaatagaagagccAACCTGGTAGCTAAACTACAGCGACGTGCAGAAAGAACAAATCAACCACAGCCACCTCCCAAGACTCTGTGCGATCAATGCCCACAATTATTCAGAGCACGAATTGGTCTTACGAGCCATAAGAAGGCTCACCACCCTAACAATAATTAACCTATGACCCCCTCCTCTATTCAACTTTTATTGGACTGAAAACTATGATATTCGGATACGAGTACATGCCGCCGACTAAGCTTAGTGCAGTCAGACAATCAAGTGGAAAAATTAGAATTGCATCTTACTCTCTATGCTTAATTGGCTATGTCTTAAATGGCTACCTTATCAAAAAGAAGCATTTGTTACTTTTGTGGCTTCCATGACCATAGACAGGGTCAAAAAAGTGAACATCTAATTAACAGACTCAACAGTGCATGACAGGATTAGATATCACTCTGGTGTGAGTGATGCTGTTGGCCTGACATGAATAGGGCATCATCTGGCATGAGtggattaaagaaaagaaagttatAGAACATCACTAATATATTAAACACAAGTATCTCTACCTTCTACTATTCAATC contains the following coding sequences:
- the LOC138864190 gene encoding piggyBac transposable element-derived protein 4-like — encoded protein: MASKLVQRNAPGARRFVWQWKDNIPNRFSFQGNPGVKVKLDVSNTPLEIFSCFFTNDLLDLIVKETNWHAAIHPPAASPHMRKWMPTSRQELQAYLGIWVIMGMVSRPSYYDDRPVVSYIMNSLLMS